The Peptostreptococcaceae bacterium region GATTGGAGCCAGTCCGATTGTCAGGCCTGCGTAAAGAGCGGCTATGATTGCTGTTCTTGCGATGAAACGGGTATTGACTATTGATTTCATAAAAAAACCTCCCAATATGGTATTAATATCAGCAAGCCTTAACAAGCCGCCTTTTCCGAGAAAAGACGGCGACATAGTCAATAGAGCGAGATTCACTTCATTGTATGCCGTAGTTTTGTTTATAGACAGGAGGCTTGCGAACTGTCTTCTAACATACTTTAGCATAGTGATTGGCTTTTGACAAGTTGTAGGTAAAGAGAAAGGAAATATTTCTATAGGTGTTCTGAGAACTCTATCTTCTCGCCGTTTGGGCCTTTAAAAAATATGATTCTTGATTTGCCTACGGTTTTTGGATTTCCGAGGAGGGAAATGTTGCTTTTTTTAAGGAATTCAATTTCGCTGTCAAGGTTTTCAACATCGAAGGCCATGTGGTTGACAGGTCCGTCAGGAAGTACGCAGTTTTCTTCTCTATAGACAAGCTCGACTACGGTTCCACCTGCGTCAAGGAAAACAAGACGCATGCCAGGATGGGTTCTGTCTTCTAAAATTTTGCACTTCAGAATTTCTGTATAGAATTTAATTGACTCTTCCATGTCTTTTGCACTGATGCCTACATGAGCGAATTTATGCATTTTGAAGCC contains the following coding sequences:
- a CDS encoding VOC family protein, producing MHKFAHVGISAKDMEESIKFYTEILKCKILEDRTHPGMRLVFLDAGGTVVELVYREENCVLPDGPVNHMAFDVENLDSEIEFLKKSNISLLGNPKTVGKSRIIFFKGPNGEKIEFSEHL